In a genomic window of Chaetodon trifascialis isolate fChaTrf1 chromosome 8, fChaTrf1.hap1, whole genome shotgun sequence:
- the baz2a gene encoding bromodomain adjacent to zinc finger domain protein 2A isoform X1 — translation MMESNNHFNYGTHSSANSGLKLSSGDSLYTNGSSMSFPQQGKNMNGEMNVNGVTTVLGSGVPGSHPPTAPYPHMSNHHQSSMGYDYLWGGHPQYGPAMGTSPGHGMHQKQPTPGMVQPQSQHHFQGHGQYQLNGGIESSHQPPVAGPPNMPLTGSQYWNRNNPGPQQISYNSHNMYGTYQSQAHPGITPSQHHQQQSLQPPPHQPSQQHLHSHRHPPHHHQQHQQQQHYGMMPNGMPYYQHQPQHPSLPSPQQQQQQQPPQQSQAQSQAQIMPPAAQNFTPPRGSPQHHSLGRGGTGSPLPVGISSATMMSPSTVKDSGSPKGHNREQSPHASNVGIPTVMQGHTREGVKEVDTSYNGMERAPVAQRLPKNDSYQPKPVGPTSDYRQHSEQPAAQRPEMASPVRESSMNTPPQSQLSAATAPAAVSTSLTKASTPPRVSAAPAVSESPTSAPGIAVVSSPDIESTPPQLSTPPNVSSAPSPAAPPTLSSPPLMMQGLRPEITPAGTKHLSVGSSSSSLPASPPKLSAPFASTDGVSRPPVVSSVPPVSSPSESVAHQTKSSLPPTASAPPALVPMSSYSGSAPISSLQGSEPPLMTSGTQREQPGPPKLMPATSSVRAPPLMSVSGPSTSTPPGSCLSTSASHLSVSKALFGTNPCDPASTTQHQTYTPPAADSGLSTASAASLPPGAVNLPSLATHESPTVRPLSTLPLLTTQASRTAPVSGPPALVSVPPAMGTSSGVVQSSDSEQHPPNTTPPHAVKRSSPKPEHLGHSEDRKASADKRNGKPEELLPQLDLSTRRTSQKVDTTETNKSEICSPKSLTDHPGKPLQTAVAPDQMCKNKHTDSEKHHMQSSVICESEDSMVEQTPLRKSSPLHSTRAEHLTDESFDNSSQFDGNSPFDTPSRIDVSSILAKSSLVDDDSSCVDDSTHFDSSYHLRKDTSRFESTSHAEEKTSTSFYTTRDSSSFMDDSRDDMLASTKEGETSEAEDTKDGQITGDSMLESSLNSTSQMEEPPVDSSDVSSSRSFVPGRQGSEAEWELRGHDTPDSAGRISIKTTVNETMTPPSFKMRDENFIAFSTPAEGPAVHPLQPVTDQIVTTAGGHLKTPGKPRKPRAPKAIWTKAPAPEEAQRKPRFRTPKVEKVKTDEEGGNKEEGVKGRKRKKSVKVDAKETSDACGEAGPPTGEVDPITATIEAVLANASAIASSAEKPKKAKRARKQDQEGNVGRTPNKGADKTADDGDENDDDSSTAGESNRRRVATEEQVQFPLQHGWKREIRVKKMENRMKGETWYYTPCGRRMKQFPEIIKYLKRHTDSVVTREHFSFSPRMPVGDFYEERESPEGMKWVLLANEEVPSMIMAITGRRGRPPNPDKEKPRRVRGVKGGQARRPGRPPKPKMIDLLSKVDAKLLKRLEAKEALTEEEKEKLAKIKKKMKRKARMKRREDAKIKKMKQEKKKAKLEQDTKGLELKAEPTDPTAPQVTQPASGSAAEPKKPGRRRSVKVEAAPQIQQTDEERIAQGKRVLGARSKAKALAKAQAEAEAAAQAALAAKRAAERRAQAQRRLEERKRQQLIAEELKKPTEDMCLTDHKLLPELSRIPGVVLSGTAFAHCLAVVEFLHGYGKLIGLNVPKDIPSLATLQEGLLGLGDSQGEVQDLLIKLVEAALHDPGLPSYYQSVKILGDKLVELELTRSTVSEVLRIFMESHGYDTEVCNTMRTKTFHTLPPDTKAAILGFLVEELNSSNIVTSDIDNTMENMTTYRKNKWIIEGKLRKLKAALARRTGRSEEELCFEERRRSARVAEEENLSLEESGLVVERGNRRVRKEEPKLSDSESPTNASIPELERQIDKLTKRQAFFRKKLLQSSHSMRATLLGQDRYRRRYLVLPHLGGVLVEGPEELLTSGDVLVAEVPVNFLKKEPKVEETPMPTTPPPTLPSSPSSATPTQSQAFSPEEDPLPGTASLMSRPRGRGRPRKIKPEVELHLRTAKIRRRRRSSVRSGGEEGPGSPNSGTQDLTQAAFQSWLSQSQEAVTNGTCSAAGDAPEGNRPEESVKEMAEKQGQWFNLLPKQPCDDNSLTEPQIPTSPSSPPKLLPQIPSALPALAAPLLQPDPLLPAVAPADSVTPATPQDIPPTSPAAAGLVSAPPAPPQLLPAPVPPATPAPTTPARPGRRRRRGSRGSSPARRGPRGAAAKRRGRPPNSVFQELEQQYFTQLVVKPIPASMVRGWWWIKDPEELYHTLQALHPRGIREKVLHKHLAKHMESLAEMCTKPIDDPLFELKVEEKDVLMEALQQPWQVQEKAMETDISTLQWVEDLEQRVIAADLHLKALPQSVVSDAESNTETPMPEFQPYTIPDPDSTRDDLQYYEHDTDPHDDWIVRTKREWSGLPRIATHPLDLAVLRLANLERNIERRYLKEPLWNPAEVMRLAPLTPTPGEEHPMDVFSLESEITSRLRTWRQALDRCRSAPQVCLCLLQLEKAIAWERSVTKVTCQVCRKGDNDDCLLLCDSCDRGCHMYCLRPKITQVPEGDWFCPTCVAENESDSPRSCKKRTRVKKRRYEDDSSEDEMTTRRSGGMATRYKDTVASSSSSRNSGEGSAAKRRRMTTRNQPDLTFCEIILMEMEAHADAWPFLEPVNPRLVPGYRRIIKNPMDFLTMRERLLQGGYCSCEEFAADAQLVFNNCELFNEDTSEVGMAGHAMRRFFESRWAEFYSNRDK, via the exons ATG atGGAGTCCAATAATCATTTCAACTATGGCACCCACTCCTCAGCAAACTCAGGACTGAAACTCTCCTCAGGGGATTCTCTTTATACTAACGGGTCCTCCATGAGTTTTCCTCAGCAGGGGAAGA ATATGAATGGCgaaatgaatgtgaatggcGTCACTACTGTACTCGGGTCCGGTGTGCCTGGTTCCCACCCACCAACAGCTCCTTACCCACACATGAGCAACCACCACCAGAGCAGCATGGGCTATGACTACTTGTGGGGAGGACACCCTCAGTATGGTCCAGCCATGGGCACCTCTCCTGGGCATGGCATGCACCAGAAGCAGCCTACTCCAGGGATGGTGCAGCCTCAGTCACAGCACCACTTCCAGGGTCATGGACAGTACCAACTGAATGGGGGTATTGAAAGCTCCCACCAGCCCCCTGTGGCAGGCCCACCAAACATGCCTCTTACTGGGAGTCAGTACTGGAACAGGAATAACCCTGGCCCACAGCAGATAAGTTATAATTCCCATAATATGTATGGGACCTACCAGAGTCAGGCACATCCTGGAATTACACCGTCAcagcatcaccagcagcagtcCTTACAACCGCCCCCGCATCAGCCATCACAGCAGCACCTCCACTCCCATCGTcacccaccccaccaccaccagcagcaccagcaacaACAGCATTATGGCATGATGCCCAATGGGATGCCCTACTACCAGCATCAACCCCAGCACCCGTCCCTGCCAtctccccagcagcagcagcagcagcagccaccacaGCAGTCTCAGGCGCAAAGCCAGGCTCAGATAATGCCTCCAGCTGCCCAGAATTTTACTCCTCCACGTGGCAGCCCACAGCACCACAGTTTAGGCAGAGGGGGCACGGGCAGCCCTCTCCCTGTGGGGATTTCCTCAGCAACAATGATGTCACCATCCACCGTGAAGGATAGCGGATCACCCAAGGGCCACAACAGGGAGCAGAGCCCCCATGCTAGTAATGTGGGAATACCTACTGTCATGCAAG ggcatACGAGAGAAGGTGTCAAGGAGGTAGACACAAGCTATAATGGCATGGAAAGGGCACCTGTTGCCCAAAGACTACCTAAAAATGACAGTTACCAACCCAAACCTGTGGGACCTACAAGTGATTATCGTCAGCATTCTGAGCAGCCAGCAGCTCAACGTCCAGAAATGGCTTCCCCTGTGAGAGAGTCGTCCATGAATACACCTCCCCAGTCTCAGCTCTCCGCAGCTacagctcctgcagcagtgtCAACATCTCTAACCAAGGCCTCAACACCTCCTCGGgtctctgcagctcctgccGTCTCTGAGTCTCCCACATCTGCCCCTGGGATTGCTGTAGTGTCATCTCCTGATATAGAATCTACTCCACCACAACTCTCAACACCTCCCAATGTGTCCTCTGCTCcatctccagctgctcctcccacactttcctcacctcctctaATGATGCAAGGCCTCAGGCCAGAGATAACCCCTGCTGGAACCAAGCATCTGTCAGTAgggtcctcttcctcctccctgcctgcATCACCTCCGAAATTGTCTGCACCTTTTGCTTCAACTGATGGTGTGTCTAGACCTCCAGTGGTTTCTTCAGTCCCTCCAGTCTCGTCTCCATCAGAGTCTGTGGCTCACCAAACCAAGTCTTCATTGCCTCCTACAGCTTCAGCCCCTCCTGCCCTAGTGCCCATGTCTTCTTACTCTGGATCTGCACCCATCTCATCTCTTCAAGGGTCCGAGCCACCTCTGATGACGTCGGGCACTCAGCGTGAACAGCCTGGACCCCCAAAATTAATGCCTGCCACTTCATCAGTGCGTGCTCCACCTCTAATGTCAGTATCAGGACCTTCAACCTCAACACCACCTGGCTCTTGTTTATCAACATCTGCATCTCATTTGTCTGTGTCAAAAGCTCTATTTGGCACTAACCCTTGTGACCCTGCGTCTACAACCCAGCATCAGACATacactcctccagctgctgactCTGGTCTTTCCActgcctctgcagcatcattaCCACCCGGAGCGGTGAACTTACCCTCCCTAGCAACCCATGAAAGTCCTACAGTCCGACCTCTGTCTACCCTACCTCTTTTAACCACTCAAGCCTCCAGGACTGCACCCGTGTCCGGCCCTCCTGCCTTGGTGTCTGTGCCTCCTGCAATGGGTACTTCTTCTGGAGTGGTCCAAAGTTCAGACTCTGAGCAGCATCCTCCTAACACCACTCCTCCTCATGCTGTAAAGCGATCATCTCCCAAGCCAGAGCACCTTGGACATAGTGAGGATAGAAAAGCATCAGCTGataaaagaaatggaaaacCAGAGGAACTCCTCCCTCAGCTTGATTTGAGCACGAGAAGGACATCACAGAAGGTGGACACTACTGAGACTAATAAATCTGAAATTTGCTCACCCAAATCCCTCACTGATCATCCTGGGAAACCCTTGCAGACGGCAGTTGCTCCTGATCAAATGTGCAAGAATAAACATACAGATTCTGAAAAGCACCACATGCAAAGCAGTGTCATCTGTGAGTCAGAGGACTCCATGGTGGAGCAGACTCCACTCAGAAAGTCCTCACCGCTCCACAGCACAAGGGCAGAACATCTGACCGATGAAAGTTTTGATAACTCTTCACAATTTGATGGCAATTCACCATTTGACACCCCTTCTAGAATTGATGTCAGTTCCATCTTGGCGAAGTCCTCTCTTGTAGATGATGATAGCTCTTGTGTAGATGACTCCACTCACTTTGACAGCAGCTATCACCTGAGAAAGGACACTTCTCGCTTTGAGAGCACCTCCCATGCAGAAGAGAAAACCTCCACTTCATTTTACACCACTAGAGATAGCAGCTCCTTTATGGATGACTCCAGAGATGACATGTTGGCCTCCACCAAGGAAGGGGAAACATCAGAGGCAGAGGACACCAAGGACGGTCAGATCACAGGAGACTCCATGTTGGAGTCTTCTCTTAACAGCACCTCTCAAATGGAAGAGCCCCCCGTCGACTCAAGTGATGTGTCCAGCTCACGCTCATTCGTGCCAGGTCGTCAAG GATCTGAAGCAGAGTGGGAACTCAGAGGACATGATACCCCAGACTCAGCAGGACGCATTAGCATTAAGACCACTGTTAATGAGACAATGACTCCCCCAAGTTTCAAGATGAGAGATGAGAACTTCATCGCCTTCAGCACTCCAGCAGAGGGCCCTGCTGTACACCCACTCCAACCAGTAACTGATCAGATTGTGACAACTGCTGGAGGGCATCTGAAAACCCCAGGGAAACCACGGAAACCTCGAGCTCCAAAGGCAATATGGACAAAAGCTCCAG CTCCAGAGGAGGCCCAGCGGAAGCCTCGGTTTCGAACCCCTAAAGTGGAGAAGGTGAAGACTGATGAAGAGGGAGGCAATAAAGAGGAGGGAGTCAAGGGCCGAAAGAGGAAGAAGTCTGTGAAGGTGGATGCAAAGGAAACATCAGATGCGTGTGGAGAGGCTGGGCCACCCACAGGAGAGGTCGATCCCATCACAGCCACAATCGAAGCCGTTCTGGCCAACGCTTCGGCTATTGCCTCTTCAGCTGAGAAACCCAAGAAGGCGAAAAGGGCCAGGAAACAAGACCAGGAAGGAAACGTGGGAAGAACACCCAACAAAGGTGCTGACAAAActgctgatgatggtgatgaaaatgatgatgacagCTCCACGGCAG GTGAATCTAACAGACGGAGGGTTGCAACTGAGGAGCAGGTCCAGTTCCCACTGCAGCATGG TTGGAAGCGGGAGATTCGTGTGAAGAAAATGGAGAACCGCATGAAGGGCGAAACCTGGTATTACACACCTTGTGGAAGGAGGATGAAGCAATTCCCGGAAATAATCAAG TACTtgaagagacacacagacagtgtggTCACCAGAGAACACTTCAGCTTCAGCCCACGCATGCCTGTTGGAGATTTTtatgaagaaagagaaagtccTGAG GGTATGAAGTGGGTCCTCTTGGCTAATGAGGAGGTTCCCTCTATGATCATGGCCATCACTGGCCGGCGAGGTCGACCTCCAAACCCTGATAAAGAGAAACCCCGCAGGGTTCGTGGCGTGAAGGGAGGGCAGGCCCGCCGCCCTGGTAGACCTCCCAAACCCAAGATGATTGACCTCCTCAGCAAAGTTGACGCCAAGCTTTTGAAACGACTTGAGGCCAAGG AAGCTCTcactgaggaggaaaaggagaagcttgcaaaaatcaaaaagaaaatgaagagaaag GCAAGAATGAAGAGAAGGGAGGATGCAAAGATTAAGaagatgaaacaggaaaaaaagaaagccaaG CTCGAGCAAGACACCAAAGGCCTAGAGCTCAAGGCTGAACCAACCGACCCGACAGCCCCGCAGGTCACACAGCCGGCATCAGGTTCTGCTGCAGAGCCCAAGAAGCCTGGCCGCAGGAGGTCAGTCAAGGTTGAGGCTGCTCCACAAATTCAGCAGACTGATGAGGAGAGGATAGCACAGGGTAAGAGAGTGCTGGGGGCTCGGAGTAAAGCCAAAGCTCTGGCTAAAGCccaggcagaggcagaggcgGCAGCTCAGGCTGCTCTGGCAGCTAAGAGGGCGGCAGAGAGGAGAGCGCAGGCCCAGAGACGTCTGGAGGAGCGGAAGAGGCAGCAGCTGATCGCagaagaactgaagaagcccaCAGAGGACATGTGCCTCACTGACCACAAA ctcctgccAGAGCTGTCCCGTATCCCGGGTGTGGTTCTGTCTGGCACAGCTTTTGCACATTGCCTGGCTGTGGTTGAGTTCCTGCATGGCTATGGAAAGTTGATCGGTCTCAACGTACCCAAGGACATCCCCAGCCTCGCTACACTGCAGGAGGGCCTCTTAGGCTTGGGCGACAGCCAAGGAGAGGTCCAGGACCTATTGATAAAGCTGGTGGAAGCTGCACTCCATGATCCAGGCCTGCCATCTTATTATCAG TCAGTAAAGATCCTTGGGGACAAGCTGGTTGAGTTGGAGCTGACGCGCAGCACGGTCTCAGAAGTACTTCGCATCTTCATGGAATCTCACGGTTATGATACAGAAGTGTGCAACACAATGAGGACCAAAACATTTCATACCCTGCCTCCTGATACCAAGGCAGCCATCCTGGGTTTCCTGGTGGAAGAGCTAAACAGTAGCAACATTGTGACAAG tGACATTGACAACACAATGGAAAACATGACAACTTACAGGAAGAACAAGTGGATAATTGAGGGGAAGTTGCGCAA ACTGAAGGCGGCACTAGCGCGTCGTACAGGACGCTCAGAGGAAGAGCTGTGTTTTGAGGAGAGGAGGCGCAGTGCCAGAGTGGCCGAGGAAGAGAACCTCAGTCTGGAGGAGAGTGGCCTGGTGGTGGAGAGGGGCAACCGCCGTGTACGCAAAGAAGAGCCCAAACTCAGTGAT AGTGAGAGCCCTACTAATGCCAGCATTCCAGAGCTTGAAAGGCAGATAGATAAGCTAACCAAG CGCCAAGCATTTTTCCGCAAAAAGCTGCTACAGTCGTCTCATTCCATGCGGGCCACATTGCTGGGCCAGGACCGCTACCGGCGCAGATACTTGGTGCTACCTCACCTCGGAGGAGTTCTGGTCGAGGGGCCGGAAGAGCTTTTGA CCTCTGGAGATGTCCTTGTAGCCGAGGTTCCTGTCAACTTCCTCAAAAAGGAGCCCAAAGTTGAGGAGACCCCCATGCCGACAACTCCTCCCCCTACTCtaccttcctctccttcctccgcGACCCCCACCCAATCCCAGGCCTTCTCTCCAGAGGAGGACCCCCTCCCTGGCACTGCATCCCTCATGAGCAGGCCAAGAGGACGAGGGCGGCCCCGAAAAATCAAGCCGGAAGTGGAGCTTCACCTCCGCACGGCAAAGATTCGCCGCCGGCGTCGAAGTAGCGTCAGGTCTGGAGGCGAAGAAGGGCCAGGATCACCCAACAGTGGCACGCAAGATCTCACACAGGCTGCTTTCCAGAGCTGGCTCAGTCAGTCCCAGGAAGCGGTGACCAACGGCACATGCTCTGCAGCAGGCGACGCTCCAGAGGGTAATCGACCAGAGGAGAGCGTGAAGGAAATGGCAGAGAAACAGGGACAGTGGTTCAACCTGCTCCCCAAACAACCATGTGATGATAACTCTCTGACCGAGCCCCAGATACCCACCTCGCCCAGCTCACCTCCTAAACTCCTTCCTCAGATCCCGAGTGCTCTGCCCGCGCTCGCTGCTCCACTCCTGCAG ccgGACCCGCTCTTGCCTGCCGTGGCTCCTGCTGACTCTGTGACTCCGGCAACACCACAGGACATTCCCCCTACatcccctgctgctgctggtcttgTCAGCGCCCCACCAGCACCCCCTCAGCTTCTTCCAGCTCCCGTTCCTCCAGCTACACCTGCTCCAACGACCCCCGCCAGGCCAGGTCGCAGGCGAAGGAGAGGTAGCAGAGGCAGTAGTCCCGCCCGCAGAGGTccaagaggagctgcagctaaGCGCCGTGGACGACCACCCAACTCCGTGTTCCAAGAGCTCGAGCAGCAGTACTTCACGCAACTGGTGGTCAAGCCCATACCAGCAT cAATGGTGCGTGGCTGGTGGTGGATCAAGGACCCAGAGGAGCTTTATCACACCTTACAGGCCCTCCATCCAAGGGGCATCAGGGAGAAGGTGCTCCATAAGCATTTGGCCAAACACATGGAGAGCTTAGCCGAGATGTGCACCAAACCTATCGACG ACCCTCTGTTTGAGTTGAAAGTAGAGGAAAAGGATGTGCTAATGGAGGCTCTGCAGCAGCCCTGGCAAGTGCAGGAGAAGGCAATGGAGACTGACATCAGCACCCTACAGTGGGTGGAGGACCTGGAACAGCGGGTCATTGCCGCCGACCTCCATCTCAAG GCACTTCCCCAGAGTGTTGTGAGTGATGCTGAATCTAACACGGAGACACCGATGCCAGAATTTCAG CCCTACACGATCCCAGATCCAGACTCCACACGTGATGACCTGCAGTACTATGAACACGACACTGACCCGCATGATGACTGGATTGTGCGAACTAAGAGGGAGTGGTCTGGCCTGCCGCGTATCGCCACACACCCGCTGGACTTGGCCGTGCTCCGGTTGGCTAACCTCGAGCGCAACATAGAGAGACGCTACTTGAAGGAGCCGCTGTGGAACCCTGCCGAAGTGATGCGCCTCGCTCCTCTCACCCCTACCCCAGGAGAAGAGCATCCCATGGACGTCTTCAG TCTGGAAAGTGAGATCACGTCCCGGCTACGGACGTGGCGACAGGCTCTGGATCGCTGCCGCAGCGCTCCCCAGGTCTGTCTGTGCTTACTTCAGCTGGAGAAGGCCATTGCTTGGGAGAGATCTGTGACTAAAGTG aCTTGCCAGGTTTGCCGGAAGGGAGACAACGATGATTGCCTGTTGCTGTGTGACAGCTGCGATCGTGGCTGCCACATGTACTGCCTGAGGCCCAAAATCACCCAGGTGCCAGAGGGAGATTGGTTTTGTCCTACCTGTGTTGCTGAG AATGAAAGTGATTCACCGCGCTCATGCAAGAAGAGGACCAGGGTGAAAAAGAGGAGATATGAAGACGACAGCTCTGAAGATGAAATGACAACACGACGTAGTGGCGGCATGGCGACGCGGTACAAGGACACCGTggcttcctcctcatcttcccgTAACTCTGGAGAAGGAAGTGCTGCTAAACGTCGTCGCATGACAACCCGCAACCAGCCTGACCTCACTTTCTGCGA GATCATTCTGATGGAGATGGAGGCTCATGCTGATGCCTGGCCGTTCCTCGAACCTGTCAACCCCCGATTGGTGCCAGGCTACCGCCGCATCATCAAGAACCCCATGGACTTCCTCACCATGAGAGAACGACTGCTACAGGGAGG GTACTGCAGCTGTGAAGAGTTTGCAGCAGACGCTCAGCTCGTCTTCAACAACTGTGAGCTGTTCAACGAGGACACCTCGGAGGTGGGAATGGCGGGACACGCCATGAGGCGCTTCTTTGAGAGCCGCTGGGCGGAGTTCTACTCAAATAGGGACAAATAG